Proteins from a genomic interval of Mycobacterium conspicuum:
- a CDS encoding CCA tRNA nucleotidyltransferase encodes MPEDANLLTAAAVALNRHAPVLRELGALFDAAGHELYLVGGSVRDALLGRLSPDLDFTTDARPEQVQDITRRWADNLWDTGIEFGTVGVGKNDQRLEITTFRADTYDQVSRNPEVRYGDRLDDDLVRRDFTANAMAVRITPDGPGEFLDPLGGLAALRERVLDTPSEPSVSFGDDPLRMLRAARFVSQLGFTIAPRVRTAIEEMAPQLARISAERVAAELDKLLLGENPVAGIDLLVQTGMGEVVLPEIGGMRMAIDEHHQHKDVYQHSLTVLRQAIALEDEGPDLVLRWAALLHDIGKPATRRHEPDGGVSFHHHEVVGAKMVRKRLRALKFSKQMVDDISQLVFLHLRFHGYGDGKWTDSAVRRYVTDAGPLLPRLHKLVRADCTTRNQRRAARLRANYDQLEARIAELAAREDLARIRPDLDGNQIMALLDIPAGPLVGEAWSFLKELRLERGPLSTEEATAELLAWWRARGNP; translated from the coding sequence GTGCCCGAGGACGCCAACCTGCTCACCGCGGCCGCTGTCGCCTTGAATCGGCATGCCCCGGTGTTGCGCGAGTTGGGTGCGTTGTTCGACGCGGCCGGTCACGAGTTGTACCTGGTCGGGGGTTCGGTGCGGGACGCGCTGTTGGGGCGACTGAGCCCCGATTTGGACTTCACCACCGACGCCCGGCCGGAGCAGGTGCAGGACATCACGCGGCGATGGGCCGACAACCTGTGGGACACCGGTATCGAATTCGGCACCGTCGGCGTCGGCAAGAACGACCAACGGCTGGAGATCACCACGTTCCGCGCCGACACCTACGACCAGGTGTCGCGAAATCCCGAAGTGCGCTACGGCGATCGACTCGACGACGATTTGGTGCGCCGCGACTTCACCGCGAACGCGATGGCGGTGCGCATCACCCCGGACGGGCCCGGTGAATTCCTTGATCCTCTAGGCGGTTTGGCGGCCCTGCGCGAGCGCGTACTGGACACGCCGTCGGAGCCGTCGGTGTCGTTCGGCGACGACCCCCTGCGGATGCTGCGCGCCGCGCGCTTCGTCTCACAACTGGGCTTCACGATCGCGCCGCGGGTGCGCACGGCCATCGAGGAGATGGCGCCGCAACTGGCCCGCATCAGCGCCGAGCGGGTGGCCGCCGAGCTGGACAAGCTGCTGCTGGGGGAGAACCCGGTGGCCGGGATCGACCTGCTGGTGCAGACGGGGATGGGGGAGGTGGTGCTGCCCGAGATCGGCGGCATGCGGATGGCCATCGACGAGCACCACCAGCACAAGGACGTCTACCAGCATTCGCTGACCGTGCTGCGGCAGGCGATCGCGCTCGAGGACGAGGGCCCGGATCTGGTGTTGCGCTGGGCGGCGCTGCTGCACGACATCGGCAAGCCCGCCACTCGCCGCCACGAGCCCGACGGCGGGGTGAGCTTTCATCACCATGAGGTGGTCGGCGCCAAGATGGTCCGAAAACGGTTGCGGGCGTTGAAGTTTTCCAAGCAGATGGTCGACGACATCTCGCAGCTGGTGTTTCTGCATCTGCGTTTTCATGGCTACGGCGACGGCAAGTGGACCGATTCCGCGGTGCGCCGCTATGTGACCGACGCCGGACCGCTGCTGCCGCGGCTGCACAAGCTGGTGCGCGCGGACTGCACCACGCGCAATCAGCGCCGCGCCGCGCGGCTGCGCGCCAACTACGACCAGCTCGAAGCCCGCATCGCCGAGCTGGCCGCCCGCGAGGATCTGGCGCGGATCCGTCCGGACCTGGACGGCAACCAGATCATGGCGCTGCTCGACATCCCGGCGGGTCCGCTCGTCGGTGAGGCGTGGTCGTTTCTCAAAGAGCTGCGGTTGGAGCGCGGACCGCTGAGCACGGAGGAGGCCACCGCGGAGCTGCTGGCGTGGTGGCGGGCGCGCGGGAACCCGTAG
- a CDS encoding pullulanase: MDYCLAGDDGTAAMWNGQPELDLDGDGRLDAVSLDFDGDGLRDDALADFDGDGLADHAVLDLNNDGTPEAFFTDDGTGTWAVAVDRGGQLRWFGLDGVEHTGGPLVDFDGHGHLDDRLLDTDGDGTADRVLCAGENGVTGYVDTDGDGHWNVRLSDTNGDGLADGASSL; this comes from the coding sequence GTGGACTATTGCCTCGCCGGTGACGACGGCACAGCGGCTATGTGGAACGGCCAGCCCGAGCTCGACCTGGATGGTGACGGTCGACTCGATGCGGTCAGCCTGGACTTCGACGGCGACGGGCTGCGCGACGACGCGCTGGCCGATTTCGACGGCGACGGGCTGGCCGACCACGCCGTGCTTGACTTGAACAACGACGGCACTCCCGAGGCGTTCTTCACCGACGACGGGACGGGGACATGGGCGGTCGCAGTGGACCGCGGTGGGCAGTTGCGCTGGTTTGGGCTCGATGGGGTCGAGCACACTGGTGGCCCGTTGGTCGACTTCGACGGTCACGGGCACCTCGATGACCGCTTGCTCGATACCGACGGCGACGGGACGGCGGATCGGGTCTTGTGCGCGGGCGAGAACGGCGTAACGGGATACGTTGACACCGACGGTGACGGCCATTGGAACGTCCGGCTATCTGACACCAACGGCGACGGTCTCGCCGACGGCGCCAGCTCGTTGTGA